The window GGTGGTGTGAGGCCACCGTCGATCGCAGCGCGCGGATAGCCTGTTCCGGGTCGTCGGCCCCGAACACCGCAGAGCCGGCGACGAAGGTGTCGGCACCCGCCTCGGCCGCCTGGGCAATGGTCGACGGTGCGATTCCACCGTCGACCTGCAGCCACACCTGCGCGCCGCGGCGCTGGGCCTCGTCGCGCAACCGCCGCAGCTTGGGCATGGTCTCGGGCATGAACGACTGGCCGCCGAACCCGGGCTCGACCGTCATGATGAGGATTTGGTCGAAGTCGTCGAGCATGTCGAAGAGCCCCTCGACGGCAGTGGCGGGCTTGACCGCGACGCCGGCGCGTGCCCCGATCGCGCGCAGCCGGCGCGCCAGCGCCACCGGTTCGGCAGCGGCCTCAAGGTGGAAGGTGACCGACGCCGCCCCCAGTTCGGCGTACCCGGGTGCCCACCGGTCAGGGTCGTCGATCATCAGATGCACGTCCAGCGGCACGGGGCTGGTCGCCTGGATGCGCTCGACCATCTGCGGCCCGAACGTGAGGTTGGGCACGAAGTGGTTGTCCATGACATCGACATGCACGAAGTCGGCCGCCGCGATGCGGGCGAGCTCTGCCTGCATGTTCACGAAGTCGGCGGCGAGGATGCTGGGGTTGATACGCGCGTCGAAGGCCACGCCCCCCATTATGTCGGCCCGATCAGTTGCGTCGGCGCAGCAGGCTGATGAACATCGCGTCGGTGCCGTGCCGGTGCGGCCACAGTTGCGCGCGCCCTGATCCGTCGCCGGGGGCCGGCAGATCCAGTGGTGCACGGCTGAGCCCCTGCAGCACCGCCCGAGCATCCAACTGCTCGATGCGCTCACCGTGGGTGCGCTCGATCTCGGCGAGCACGCCGGTGGTCTCGGCCAGATGTGGCGAACAGGTGACGTAGGCGACGATGCCAGCCGGTCGCAGCGCGCCCAGCGCCGCAGTGAGAAGTTCGACCTGGAGCGCGGTCAGCTCCGGCACATCGGACGGCGATTTGCGCCAGCGCGCCTCGGGCCGACGACGCAGGGCTCCCAGGCCCGTACACGGTGCATCGACGAGGATGCGGTCGTAGGAGTCGGGGGTGGATGCCGCGAGTCGGCGCCCATCTTGCTCGGTCACCGTCACGTCGCCGGGCACGCCGGCCAACGCAGCGCGCACCAGACCCGCGCGCGCCGGCACGAGTTCGTTCGCCTCGAGCACGGCGCCGTGCGAGAGCGCCTCGGCCGCCAGGATCGCCGTCTTGCCCCCGGGGCCGGCGCACAGATCGAGCCAGCGCTCACCGTGTCGGACCGGTTCGGCACGGGTGAGGGCGAGGGCAGCCAGCTGCGAGCCCTCGTCTTGCACGCGCAAGCGGCCGCCCGAGCCGCTCACGAGCGGCTCGGGGTCACCGCTGCCGGCGCGGAAGCCGAGCGGGGAATACGCTGTGCGAGCGTGCCCGCTCGGAATGCCGGCCAGACCGGGAAGGGCCGCCATCGTCACGCGTGGGGCCTCGTTGTCGGCGTGCAGCAGCGCGTCGAGCTCGGCGACCCGGCCCTCGGCCGCGAGGGCCCGGCGCAGAGCCCGGATGATCCACACCGGGTGGGCGGTGCGCAGGGCAAGACGCTCGTCGTCTGAGCGGGCGGACTGCTCGATGCGTGCCATCCACTCGCCGGGTGTGTCGCGCGAGATGCGACGCAGCACGGCGTTCGCGAATCCCGACGCGGGGCGCCCCGCGGTGCGGCGCACAAGGTCGACGGTCTCGTTGACGGCGGCATGCGATGCGATGCGGGTGGACATGATCTGATGCACGCCCAGACGGAGCGCATCCAACACCGCGGGGTCGATCCTGTCGGCCGGGCGGTCTGCCGCCGCAGCGATCACGGCGTCGTAGGTCGCCTGGCGGCGCAGCGTGCCGTAGGTCAGTTCGGTGGCCAACCGCGCGTCGGTCGACGAAAGCGCGGCGCGGGTGATCACCCGCGGCAACAGCAGGTTGGCATAGGCGTCATCGGCGGCGACCGCGCGCAGCACCTCGAACGCGACGCCGCGGGCATCGGCGCTCATGAACCGGCCACCGGGTCATCGACTCGCAGGCCCCGCCACCAGTCGGCCGCGGCCATCGCCGGCTTGCCGGCCGGCTGCACGCGATCCACGGCGATCGGCTCGCTGGCGGTTCCGACGAGGATGTCGGTGCCCTCGGCGGCGATGCGTCCCGGCGCCAGGCCATCGCCGTGGCTGCCCGGCCGCGCTGCGAGGATCTTCACCCGGGCGCCGCCCACGGTGGTGAAAGCACCCGGCTCTGGAGTCACGCCCCGCCAGCGGGCCAGCACCCGATCAGCGGGTTCCTTCCAGTCGAGCCGGCCGTCGTCGACCGTCAGCTTGGCGGCCGTGGAGGCTTCGCCCTCCTGCGGCACAGGCTCTGCCCGGTCATGCGCGATGGCATCGACGACCTCGTCGACGAGGTATGCCCCGCGGTGCGCGAGGGCGTCGAGCACATCGCCGGCTGTCGCCATCGCCGGCGGCTCGTAGCGCAGTCGGGCGTAGACGTCGCCGGCGTCGAGCTCGGGCACGAGAGCGAACACACAAGCCCCGAGTGTCTCGTCGCCGGCGATGAGTGCCCGCTGCACGGGTGCGGCGCCCCGCCAGCGTGGAAGCAGCGAGAAGTGCAGGTTGATCCAGCCGTGCGTCGGAGCCGACAGCAGTGGTTCGTGCACCAGCCCGCCGTAGGCGACGATCACGCCGAGGTCGGGCTGCGCTGCCTGCACCGCTGTCGTGGCGGCGTCATCCAAGCGCGCCGTCTTGATCAGCGGCAGACCGAGCTGCCTGGCGGCCTCTGCGACCGGTGAGGGCGTGAGCACCCGTTTGCGCCCGAGCGGGGCATCGGGGCGAGTGAGAACGGCGACGATCTCGTGCGGCCCTTCGGCCAGGCGGTGCAGAGTCGGCACCGCAGCGGTAGGGGTGCCGGCGAACACGACGCGCATAATCTCCTCGCTTCCTGTCACAGCTCGGGATCGAGCACATCGACGCGCACCTTGAGTGTATTGCGCGGTCCCGGCGCACGCCCCTTCGCCGGGCGTCGTGTGCGCAACGCGGCGGTCACGACGGCTCCGCGCAGCGCTGCCGTGACGGCGCGTCCCTGCGCGTACGAGAAGCGCACCAGCGCCCGCATCGTCGGGGTGCCCTCCACCGCCACCGGGCCGAGAACCGCTTCGCCGGCCAGCTCGGGAACGGCCCCGCGCACTGCCGCCAACGCGGCGTCGAGTTCGACCGCGGTGCCCTCGACCACAGCCACACGCACTGTCGGCGGCATCTTCAGCGGGGCGCGCTCGGCGAGCTCTCCGCGTGCATATGCCGGCTGCGACCACGTCGCCAGCGCACGCGCGACAGCTCCGGTGACGCCGACCAGATGCACCGGCGCCCCGCGCGCGGCCAGGGCTGCGGCATTCGACCACCAGCGCAGGCACGACTCGCCGATGCGCAGTTCGCCGGCCTGCAGCATCCGGTCGCCGTCGAGGAGAAGCACCGCACGGTATCCCCCGGCGGCGATCGGTTCGGCCCCGCGGGTGGCCACGACCAGTCCCGGCTTGTCATCGACGCGGGTGCGGGGGTGCTCGCCGTCGGAGACGATGATGCGCACCCCGGGAAACGCGCGTCCGAGCTCATCGGCCGTGCGCTCACTGCCCGACGAGGCCATTCGCACCCGATCGGACGAGCAGGCGGCGCACGTCCACCCGTGGGCGGCGCGTCCGCACCAGGTGCACTCGGGAACCGCGCCGCGCCGGTGGGCGCGCAGCGGGCCGCCGCAGTGCCGGCAGCGCGCCGGCGTGCGGCACTGCGCACACACCAGCGAGGGAGCGAAGCCCGGTCGCGCGACCTGCACCAGCACGGGCCCGGTGGCAAGAGCTTCGCGCGCGGCGGCGAAGGCGGTGGAGGGCACCCGTGAACCGCGTGCCTCGCCCTCGCGTGTGGCGGAGAGGATGACGCGCGGTGACGAGCGGCGGCCGGCCGGAACCTCGCGCAGCCAGCCGGCATCCACGAGACGCTGCACGTCGGTGGTACGGGTGTGTCCGGCGAACAGCAGCGCCCCACCGTCAAGCTCCTGACGCACGAGTGCCGCATCGCGCGCATGTACCCCGGGGCTCAGCGGTTCGGACAGCAAGGGGTCACCGTCGTCCCAGCACGCCACCAGACCCATCTCGTGCACGGGCGCGTACACGGCCGAGCGGCTGCCGACCACGACGCACGGCACCGGGGCCAGAATGCGCAGGTACCCGGCATAGCGGCCGGGGCCGGACTGTCGCGCGTCGACGCGCACCACGGCCTCGGCAGGCACGAAAGACGCCAGCGCCGCCAGCACCTGCTCCTGATCGCGGTAGTCGGGCACGACCAACACCGCACTGCGCCCCTGCTCGAGACAGCTGGTCGCAGCGGCAGCCAGCAGCACCGCCCACGCTCCCACGTCGGTTCCGTCGGGCAGCGCCTCAGGCCAGGGCGGGGCATCCAGTGCGATGCGGGCACCGCCCCGAATCGCCTGCTCCAGGCCCGGATAGGCGGCGAGTTTCGCGGCAGCCTGCGCCGCGGCATCCGGAGCCACCGCGGGGCGGGTGGGCGCCGGGGCGGCCTGCCAGGCCTTCTCGGCCCGCACCATGCGCTTGGGCACGACGAGCCGCAGAATGTCGCCCGCTCCCCCGGCTGCTCGGTCGGCGACCGCACGGGCGAGCCGGTAGAGGCGTGCCGGCAGTACTTCGGTCGGCGAGACGACCGCTTCGAGGTCGGAGAGCGGTCGGTCAGCGGGGTCGTCGACCCCGTACTCGACGAGATAGCCTTCGACCACGCGCCCGGCACTGCGCAGCGGAACCTTCACCCGCACACCCGGCGTGGCCTGGACGGTCAACTCGTCGGGGATGACGTAGTCGAAAAGGCGATCCAACTGCGGCAACGGCGAGTCCACGAGCACGCGTGCCACGCGGCGCGCGGCCATGTCAGACCCCGGCGGCGCGGCGCAGCTCGTCGACCCGGGAGGTCTGCTCCCAGGTGAAATCGGGCAGCTCGCGCCCGAAGTGCCCATAGGCTGCGGTGCGCGCGTAGATCGGGCGCAGCAGGTCAAGCTGCTCGATGATGGCGCGCGGGCGCAGGTCGAACACCTCACGGATGGCGGCGGTGATCTTCTCGTCCGAGATCGTTCCGGTGCCGAACGTCTCGACATACAGGCCGACCGGACTGGCCTTGCCGATCGCGTACGCCACCTGCAGCTCGAGGCGCTCGGCGAAACCGGCGGCCACCGCGTTCTTGGCGACCCATCGCATTGCGTAGGCGCCCGAGCGGTCGACCTTCGACGGGTCTTTGCCGCTGAAGGCTCCCCCGCCGTGGCGTGCCGCCCCGCCGTACGTGTCGATGATGATCTTTCGGCCGGTCAGCCCGGCATCGCCCTTCGGCCCGCCCGTCACGAAGGGGCCGGCGGGGTTGATGTAGAACGCTGTGTTCGAGGCATCCAGCCCGGTGGTGGCCAGAATGGGATCGATCACCTCTGCGCGCACGGCGGCGCGCAGCGCCGGCATGGAGATATCGGGGTGGTGCTGTGTGGAGAGCACCACGGTCTCGATCGTGCGCGGCACCGCCCCCTCGAACCCGACGGTGACCTGCGTCTTGCCGTCGGGGCGCAGGAACGGCAGCGCGCCCGAGCGGCGCGCCTGCGCGAGCCGTTCGGCAAGACGGTGGGCCGTCCATGCCGTGATCGGCATGAGCTGCGGCGTCTCGGTCGTGGCGTAGCCGAACATGATGCCCTGGTCGCCGGCGCCGAGTTCGTCGATCGGGTCGGTCGACCCGTTGTCGCGGTGTTCGAGGGCGCGATCGACGCCGTGCGCGATGTCGCTGGACTGCTCGCCGATCGACACGCTCACCCCGCACGAATCGCCGTCGAAGCCCGTCTCGCTGGAGGTGTAGCCGATTCTGTTCACGACGTCGCGCACCGTGCCGGGCACATCGACCCAGGCCTCGGTGCGCACTTCACCGGCCACATGCACGAGGCCGGTGGTGACCATCGTCTCGACCGCCACTCGGCTGCTCGGGTCTTTGGCGAGCAGTTGATCGAGGATGCTGTCGGAGATCTGATCACAGATCTTGTCGGGATGCCCCTCGGTGACGGACTCGGACGTGAACAGGCGAAGCTGCGTCATCATGCTCCCAGGGTGCGAAGGCGGACGGGCACCAGTATGCCCCCGGCATCCGACACGGCGGGCGCCGGGGGCTCTGAATGACGGTGGATGACTACTCGACCGGACGCAGGCGGAGCTTGTCCTCGTTGATCTCGTGCAAGGCGATGGTCAACGGCTTGTCTTCAACGGTGGAGTCCACGAGCGGTCCGACGTTGTCGAAGAGGTTGCCTTCGTGCAGATCGGAGTAGTAGTCGTTGATCTGACGGGCACGCTTGGATGCGTAGATGACGAGCTGGTACTTCGAATCGACCTTCTCGAGAAGGCTGTCGATCGGGGGCTCGATGATGCCCTGGTTGCTTCCGGCCATGGGAAAACCTCCTGGTTGAGGGCGGATGCCGCACCGGTGGGTGCGGAAATCGTGGCGCGGACGACGCGCGATGACCCATTCTACCGGGTGCGCGTCACCGCCGGCTCAGCGTGCGAGGGCGGCGACCTCGGCGGCGGCGCGGGTGACGTCGTCGTTGACGACGCGATAGTCGAATTCGCCCTGTGCGGCCAGCTCGACCTTGGCTGTGCGCAGACGCCGCGAACGCTCTTCGGCGTCTTCGGTGCCACGCCCGATCAGCCGTTGCACGAGTTCGTCCCAACTCGGCGGCAGCAGGAACACGAGGGTGGCCGACGGGTCGGCCGCGCGCACCTGTCGGGCTCCCTGCAGGTCGATCTCCAGCAGCACCGAGCGGCCCGCAGCCAGCGCACGCTCGATAGGCATGCGCGGCGTGCCGTAACGGTACTTGTTGTGCACGGTGGCGTGTTCGAGCAGCTCCCCGCCGGCGATCATGCGGTCGAAGGCCGCGTCATCGACGAAGTAGTAGTGCTCGCCGTCGACTTCTCCGGGCCGGGGCGGCCGGGTGGTCGCCGACACCGAGAGCAGGATGTCGGGGTGGTTCTGCTTGACGCAGGCCGCCACGGTTCCCTTGCCCACGGCGGTCGGGCCGGCCAGCACGAGCAGCCGGCTGCGGGCCGCGCGCGGCGCCGGCTCGGGGAACCTGCCGTCCAGCCACGATCCCAGCGCCCGCCGCTGCCGCACGCCCAGGCCGCCCAGCCGCTTGACCGGCGATATCTCGAGCCGTGCGAGGATCCGGTCGCGCTTGCCCTCGCCGATCGCCGGAAGTGCGGTGAGAAAATCGGTGATCCGCAGCGTTCCGGCCGCCGAGGCGGCGTCGGCCACCGCGCGCCGCATCGCGTCTTGTGGGGTGACCACGCGCGTCGTCAGATCGCGTTTGAGGCTCGCCCGCGCGCGTCGCGCGGCGATCGCCTTCTGCGATGCTGCGATCCTGTCGACCTCGGGGGGATGCTTGGCGTCAGCCACGGACGTACTCCTCTGCGCGCCTGGATATGTGTGCGGCCAACCGGTCGGGCCCGGCGGCCAGGATACTGCGGCTCTCGCTGGCGATGACCGTCGGGGCCGCGGCCCCGAATCGCTCGGTGAGCTGGGTGGGTTCGGCGCCCTGATGCCCGAAGCCCGGTGCGAGGATCGGGGTCGGCGGGGCGGGCACCCGAAGACCGGCCGCCTGCCACTCCACGGTCGCACCGACCACGAACCCGAGGTCTGCCCACTGCCCGGCAGTGGTGCGCTGGGCGTTGCGCTCCGAAACCTCGGCGATGACGTGCGCCGAGACGGTGTCCCCGCTCTGAAGCAGGGCGCGCTGCTGGCCGAACGCATCGGCGTTGCTCGTCGCGGCGAGCACCAGCACACCCTTGTCGGATCTCTCCGCCAGGGCGAAGGCGCCCGAAAGCGCCTCCACGCCCAGGAAGGGGCTGGCGGTCAGAGCGTCTGCCTCCAGTGGCGATCCGGGGGTGAGCCAGGCCTGCGCGTAGGCATCCATCGTCGATCCGATGTCGCCGCGCTTCGCGTCGGCGATCACCACCAGGCCCGCGTCGCGTCCAGCGCGCAGCACGTCTTCGAGTGCCGCGAATCCCGCGGCTCCGTACCGTTCGAAAAACGATACCTGCGGCTTGACGATGCCTACGTGGCCGGCGGCGGCCTCGACCACCCGCAGGCCGAACTCGCGGGCCCCCGCAGCCGTGGCATCCATCCCCCACGAGCTCAGCAGGGCCGCGTGCGGGTCGATGCCCACGCACAGATGACCGTACTGCGCGATGGCTGCGCGCACGCGTTCGCCGAAGCCGGTCACGCACTCACCGCCGCACGATCGGCGGCGTACTCCTGCAGGCTGCGCACGTCGAACCCGTCACCGGTGGCATCCAGCGCGCTGACGGCAGCCCCCAGGGTGGCGATGGTGGTGAACAGCGCCTTGTCGCCCGCGACGGCTGCCGCACGGATCTCGTATCCGTCGGCACGCGCCGACATACCGCTGGGCGTGTTCACGACGATGTCGATTTCGCCGTTGTTGATCAGGTCGACGACGTTGCGCTCCCCCGACTCCTGGGTCTGGCTGTACTTGTTCACCACCGTGACCTCGATGCCGTTGCGCGCGAGGATCTCGCCGGTGCCCTCGGTCGCCGTCAGCGTGTACCCGAGCTGCTGCAACCGGTGCGCAGGCAGGATCACAGCGCGCTTGTCGGAGTCTGCCACCGAGATGAACACCGTGCCCGAGCGCGGGATGCCCCCGTATGCGGCGGCCTGGCTCTTGGCGAACGCCGTCGGGAAGTCGCGGTCGATGCCCATCACCTCACCGGTGGAGCGCATCTCGGGGCCCAGCACCGAGTCGACGGTCTTGCCATCGGCGGTGCGGAACCGTTTGAAGGGCAGCACCGCCTCTTTGACTGCGACCGGCGCCGACATGGGTACCGACGAGCCGTCGCCGGATGCCGGCAGCAGACCCTCGGCGCGCAGTTCGGCGATCGACGAGCCGGCCATGATGCGGGCTGCCGCCTTGGCCAACGGCGTGCCCAGGGCCTTGGACACGAACGGCACGGTGCGGCTCGCACGCGGGTTGGCCTCGATGACGTAGAGCACCCCGGCGCTGACGGCGAACTGCACGTTCAGAAGTCCGCGCACGCCCACCCCGGCGGCGATTCCGAGGGTGGCCTCGCGGACGCGTTCGATCTCGGAGCGCCCCAGGCTCATCGGGGGCAGTGCACAACTCGAGTCGCCGGAGTGGATGCCGGCCTCTTCGAGGTGCTCCATGATGCCGCCCAGGAAAAGTTCCGCACCGTCGTAGAGGGCATCGACGTCGATCTCGACGGCATCATCGAGGAAGCGGTCGACCAGCAGGGGTTTGCCCTCGCCGATGATGGCAGCCTCGCCGATGCGCACGAAGTAGTCGCGCAGGCTGGGGGTGTCGTAGACGATCTCCATGCCGCGCCCACCGAGCACGAAGCTCGGTCGCACCAGCACGGGGTACCCGATCTCTTCGGCGACCGATACCGCCCCGTCGACGTCGATGGCGGTGCCGTGCCGAGGGGCGACGAGGCCGGCGGCGTCGAGGATGCCGCTGAACAGACCGCGTTCTTCGGCCAGGTCGATAGCCTCGGGCTGCGTGCCCAGGATCGTGTATCCGGCGTCCTGGATGCCCTTGGCAAGACCCAGCGGCGTCTGGCCGCCCAGCTGGCAGATGACGCCGAGGATCGTGCCGGACCGTGACTCGGCGTGCAGCACCTCGAGCACGTCTTCGAGGGTCAACGGCTCGAAGTACAGCCGGTCGCTGGTGTCGTAGTCGGTCGAGACGGTCTCGGGGTTGCAGTTGACCATGATGGTCTCGAACCCGGCGTCGGACAGAGCGAATGAGGCGTGCACGCACGAGTAGTCGAACTCGACGCCCTGCCCGATGCGGTTCGGACCCGACCCGATGATGACCACCTTCGTGCGGTCGGAGGGCGCGACCTCTGTCTCGGCGTCATAGCTGGAGTAGTGGTACGGCGTCAGGGCGGGAAACTCCCCCGCGCACGTGTCGACGGTCTTGTACACCGGGCGCACGTCCAGACCGTGGCGGATGCCGCGGACCTCGGCCTCGCTCAGCCCCCGCAGCTGTGCCAGCTGAGCGTCGCTGAACCCGTGCTCCTTGGCCAGGCGCAGGGTGTCGGCATCCAGCTCTGCGGCGTCGTGCACGGCCTGGGCGACCTCGTTGATGAGCACTATCTGGTCGAGGAACCACGGGTCCATGGCCGTCGCGTCGAAGAGCTGCTCGACCGTGGCACCCCGGCGCAACGCCTGCTGGATGAGCACGATGCGACCGTCGGTCGGTGTCTTGGACTGTTCGATGAGCTCGTCGACAGAGCGCGCCTCGTCGCCCCAGTGAAAGCTCGACCCGCGCTTTTCGAGCGATCGCAGCGCCTTCTGCAGAGCCGTCGTGTAGTTGCGCCCGATGGCCATGGCTTCGCCCACCGACTTCATGGTGGTGGTCAGTGTCGTGTCGGCGGCCGGGAACTTCTCGAAATTGAACCGCGGCACCTTCACGACCACGTAGTCCAGCGTGGGCTCGAAGCTGGCCGGGGTGACCCGGGTGATGTCGTTGGGGATCTCGTCGAGCCGGTACCCGATGGCCAGCTTGGCGGCGATCTTGGCGATCGGGAACCCGGTGGCCTTCGACGCCAGCGCCGACGACCGCGACACGCGCGGATTCATCTCGATGACGATGATGCGCCCGCTGGCCGGGTCGACGGCGAACTGGATGTTGCATCCGCCGGTGTCCACACCCACCGCGCGGATGATGTCGATGCCGATGTCGCGCAGCTTCTGGAATTCGCGGTCGGTGAGGGTCAGTGCCGGCGCGACGGTGATCGAATCGCCGGTGTGCACGCCGACCGGGTCGACGTTCTCGATGGAACAGACCACGACGGTGTTGTCGGCACCGTCGCGCATGAGCTCGAGCTCATACTCTTTCCATCCGAGGATCGATTCCTCCAGGAGCACCTCTCCCGTCGGCGAGTCGTGCAGGCCTGCGCCGCCGATGCGCCGCAGGTCTTCTTCGTCATAGGCGAAGCCCGACCCCAGCCCGCCCATCGTGAAGCTTGGGCGCACCACCAACGGGTAGCCGAGCTTATCGGCACCGGCGAGCAACTCGTCCATCGTGTGGCAGATCACGCTGGCAGCGACATCCGCCCCCGCTGCGATGACGAGCTCCTTGAAGATCTGGCGGTTCTCGCCCTTCTCGATGGCGTCGGGCTTGGCGCCGATGAGTTCGACGTCGTAGGTGTCGAGGATGCCGCGTTCGTGCAGGGCCATCGCCGCGTTCAACGCCGTCTGCCCGCCCAGGGTGGGGAGGATGGCGTCGGGGCGCTCCTTGGCGATGATCGTCTCGATCACCTCGGGGGTGATCGGCTCGATGTAGGTCGCGTCGGCGAAATCAGGGTCGGTCATGATCGTCGCCGGGTTCGAGTTGACCAGGATCACGCGCACACCCTCCGCACGCAGCACGCGGCACGCCTGGGTGCCCGAGTAGTCGAATTCGCAGGCCTGACCGATGACGATCGGGCCCGAGCCGATGACCAGGACGGAGTGGATGTCGTCGCGCTTGGGCATCAGTTTCCTGCCTTCTGAGAGTCGAGGTGCGCGATGACCATGTCGCGGAAGCGGTCGAAGAGGTAGTTGGCATCGTGCGGTCCCCCGGCGGCCTCGGGGTGGTACTGCACGCTGAAGGCGGGGATGTCGAGGGCCCGCAGGCCCTCGACGACATCGTCGTTGAGGTCGACGTGGCTCACCTCCACGCGCCCGTACCCGTGCGGGCTCTCGACGGCCCCGGTGCGGGGCACGTCGACGGCGAAGCCGTGGTTGTGGGCGGTGATCTCCACTCGACCGGTCTGTTTGTCCAACACCGGCTGGTTGATGCCGCGGTGGCCGAACGGCAGCTTGTAGGTGCCGAAGCCGAGGGCGCGCCCCAACAGCTGGTTGCCGAAGCAGATGCCGAAGAACGGAAGTCCATCGTCGAGCACGTTGCGCAGCACCTCGACGTGGCGGTCGGATGCCGCGGGGTCGCCGGGCCCGTTGGAGTAGAACACCGCCACCGGGTCGATGGCCGAGATCGCTTCGAACGTGGCATCCTGCGGCAGCAGGTGCACCTCGAAGCCGCGACGGGCCAGGTTGTCGACGGTGGCCTGTTTGATGCCGAGGTCGAGCACGGCGAGGTTGCCGATCTTCTCGCCCTGTGCGCTGGTGACCGCGCTGGCGGTGATCGAAACGGCCGCCGACAGGTTCTGCCCAGCCATCTCGGGGGCCTCGCGCACGACACGCAGCTGCTCATCGGGGTCGAGATCGGCGGCCTCACCCGAGAAGATGCCGCCGCGCATGCTGCCGGCCGACCGGATGTGCCGGGTGACCGCGCGCGTGTCGATGCCGCTGATGCCGACGATGCCGTCCTGCTCCAGTGCGGCATCCAGCGAGGTGGTCGCCCGCCAGTTCGACACGACCCGCGAGGGGTCGCGCACGATATAGCCGGCCACCCAGATGCGGCGGGACTCGGGGTCTTCGTCGTTCATGCCGGTGTTGCCGATGTGCGGCGCCGTCTGCAGCACTATCTGCCCCGCGTACGAGGGATCGGTGAGGGTCTCCTGGTACCCGGTCATCCCGGTGGAGAAGACCACTTCGCCCAGGGTGGTGCCGCGGGCGCCGTAGGCGCGGCCACGGTGGCGGGTGCCGTCCTCCAGAATGAGCACGGCGGGGTCGGTGGTGAGGGTCATGCGGCGGATCCTGTCCGGGAGTCGTGGATGAGCGGGCGGATGCTGTCGGCCAGCGCTGTGGCTGAGGCATCCCGAGCCCGAAGATAGGTGTCGACACGCGTGCCGAGGTCGGTGCGCCAGGTGACGCGCACCAGGCCGTCCTTCTCGACGACACGGTCGATGGCCACGGTGGCCTGGGCGACATCGGCGATGCGCTCGGCCGGGATCACCAGGCGCTGCTGCCCGGGGATATCGAGGGCGATGCCGGTGTCGGCCACGATGATGTCGGCCCGCGAGCGGTAGCCGAGACCG is drawn from Microbacterium protaetiae and contains these coding sequences:
- the carA gene encoding glutamine-hydrolyzing carbamoyl-phosphate synthase small subunit, whose protein sequence is MTLTTDPAVLILEDGTRHRGRAYGARGTTLGEVVFSTGMTGYQETLTDPSYAGQIVLQTAPHIGNTGMNDEDPESRRIWVAGYIVRDPSRVVSNWRATTSLDAALEQDGIVGISGIDTRAVTRHIRSAGSMRGGIFSGEAADLDPDEQLRVVREAPEMAGQNLSAAVSITASAVTSAQGEKIGNLAVLDLGIKQATVDNLARRGFEVHLLPQDATFEAISAIDPVAVFYSNGPGDPAASDRHVEVLRNVLDDGLPFFGICFGNQLLGRALGFGTYKLPFGHRGINQPVLDKQTGRVEITAHNHGFAVDVPRTGAVESPHGYGRVEVSHVDLNDDVVEGLRALDIPAFSVQYHPEAAGGPHDANYLFDRFRDMVIAHLDSQKAGN
- the pyrF gene encoding orotidine-5'-phosphate decarboxylase, producing the protein MTGFGERVRAAIAQYGHLCVGIDPHAALLSSWGMDATAAGAREFGLRVVEAAAGHVGIVKPQVSFFERYGAAGFAALEDVLRAGRDAGLVVIADAKRGDIGSTMDAYAQAWLTPGSPLEADALTASPFLGVEALSGAFALAERSDKGVLVLAATSNADAFGQQRALLQSGDTVSAHVIAEVSERNAQRTTAGQWADLGFVVGATVEWQAAGLRVPAPPTPILAPGFGHQGAEPTQLTERFGAAAPTVIASESRSILAAGPDRLAAHISRRAEEYVRG
- the carB gene encoding carbamoyl-phosphate synthase large subunit, whose protein sequence is MPKRDDIHSVLVIGSGPIVIGQACEFDYSGTQACRVLRAEGVRVILVNSNPATIMTDPDFADATYIEPITPEVIETIIAKERPDAILPTLGGQTALNAAMALHERGILDTYDVELIGAKPDAIEKGENRQIFKELVIAAGADVAASVICHTMDELLAGADKLGYPLVVRPSFTMGGLGSGFAYDEEDLRRIGGAGLHDSPTGEVLLEESILGWKEYELELMRDGADNTVVVCSIENVDPVGVHTGDSITVAPALTLTDREFQKLRDIGIDIIRAVGVDTGGCNIQFAVDPASGRIIVIEMNPRVSRSSALASKATGFPIAKIAAKLAIGYRLDEIPNDITRVTPASFEPTLDYVVVKVPRFNFEKFPAADTTLTTTMKSVGEAMAIGRNYTTALQKALRSLEKRGSSFHWGDEARSVDELIEQSKTPTDGRIVLIQQALRRGATVEQLFDATAMDPWFLDQIVLINEVAQAVHDAAELDADTLRLAKEHGFSDAQLAQLRGLSEAEVRGIRHGLDVRPVYKTVDTCAGEFPALTPYHYSSYDAETEVAPSDRTKVVIIGSGPNRIGQGVEFDYSCVHASFALSDAGFETIMVNCNPETVSTDYDTSDRLYFEPLTLEDVLEVLHAESRSGTILGVICQLGGQTPLGLAKGIQDAGYTILGTQPEAIDLAEERGLFSGILDAAGLVAPRHGTAIDVDGAVSVAEEIGYPVLVRPSFVLGGRGMEIVYDTPSLRDYFVRIGEAAIIGEGKPLLVDRFLDDAVEIDVDALYDGAELFLGGIMEHLEEAGIHSGDSSCALPPMSLGRSEIERVREATLGIAAGVGVRGLLNVQFAVSAGVLYVIEANPRASRTVPFVSKALGTPLAKAAARIMAGSSIAELRAEGLLPASGDGSSVPMSAPVAVKEAVLPFKRFRTADGKTVDSVLGPEMRSTGEVMGIDRDFPTAFAKSQAAAYGGIPRSGTVFISVADSDKRAVILPAHRLQQLGYTLTATEGTGEILARNGIEVTVVNKYSQTQESGERNVVDLINNGEIDIVVNTPSGMSARADGYEIRAAAVAGDKALFTTIATLGAAVSALDATGDGFDVRSLQEYAADRAAVSA